The following are encoded in a window of Phragmites australis chromosome 22, lpPhrAust1.1, whole genome shotgun sequence genomic DNA:
- the LOC133904613 gene encoding uncharacterized protein LOC133904613: MAWEEERGGRGRGRPRWRPPAGSRSCPATRPGFTQLSRDEAAAQRLVGDGSPPRAGTRGLCGRTRLTSRAWTSISSLDEHLERHLGRSAERGGLAAAAQTGTRSSRGESSRLGAEELQTPLRQCREDWEIDPAKLVIKGVIARGTFGTVHRGVYDGQDVAVKLLDWGEDGHRSEQEIFALRVAFAQEVAVWHKLDHPNVTKRRTRRWRCGSPSMEPRGQQPAAAARAEAAAAHGAVEVRQRVDGAVGPAARGGREGRGDSGTRGGLEVQRRRHALDATVFEFGSAAESGAVVTLAGYCPVSDELEPCRWELVPATGEGAPQFRIVF, from the exons ATGGcttgggaggaggagcggggCGGTCGTGGTCGTGGCCGCCCACGCTGGCGTCCACCTGCGGGTTCACGCAGCTGTCCCGCGACGAGGCCGGGGTTCACGCAGCTGTCCCGCGACGAGGCCGCAGCTCAACGGCTCGTGGGTGATG gcagcccACCGCGGGCGGGGACGCGGGGTTTGTGCGGGCGGACCAGATTGACCTCAAGAGCCTGGACGAGCATCTCGAGCCTGGACGAGCATCTCGAGCGCCACCTCGGCCGCTCGGCGGAGCGGGGCGggctcgccgccgcggcgcagACCGGGACGAGGAGCAGCCGAGGCGAGTCCTCGAGGCTGGGTGCGGAGGAGCTGCAGACGCCGCTGCGGCAGTGCCGGGAGGACTGGGAGATCGACCCCGCCAAGCTCGTCATCAAGGGCGTCATCGCGCGCGGCACCTTCGGCACCGTCCACCGCGGCGTCTATGACGGCCAGGACGTTGCCG TGAAATTGCTTGACTGGGGGGAGGATGGCCACAGATCAGAACAAGAAATTTTTGCACTAAGAGTAGCATTTGCACAAGAGGTCGCTGTCTGGCATAAGCTTGATCATCCAAACGTTACTAAG CGGCGCACAAGGCGGTGGAGGTGCGGCAGCCCGTCGATGGAGCCGCGGGGCCAGCAGCCCGCGGCGGCCGCGAGGGCCGAGGCGGCAGCGGCGCACGGGGCGGTGGAGGTGCGGCAGCGCGTTGACGGAGCCGTGGGGCCAGCAGCCCGCGGCGGCCGCGAGGGCCGAGGTGATAGCGGCACACGGGGCGGTCTGGAggtgcagcggcggcggcatgcgTTGGACGCGACGGTCTTCGAGTTTGGGTCCGCGGCGGAGTCTGGCGCCGTCGTGACGCTCGCAGGCTACTGCCCTGTCTCAGATGAGCTCGAGCCATGCCGCTGGGAGCTGGTGCCGGCCACCGGCGAGGGCGCGCCGCAGTTCCGCATCGTGTTCTGA